The Chloroflexota bacterium genome window below encodes:
- a CDS encoding TIGR03619 family F420-dependent LLM class oxidoreductase yields the protein MKYGFNVPNTMDGDELCRFAQKAEELGFESVWIGDHIVLPTAPTNQYPYTDDGSFRRPHDAPFLETLTVLTYLAACTSTIRIGSTVVIVPYRNPILQAKIFASLDVLSKGRAVCGVGVGWLEKEFETLDVPYSERGPMTNEWLEIFFNLWGEQEPSYSGDYYSYDGIFFEPKPLQQPRIPIWVGGHTRRALRRTAKYGDAWHPSRQTPEYVSRNLPYLYQQVESEGRSADEITISLKRSLHFSDIGVSGSGSGNENAGAGISASTQTVIEDIKKCADIGIHQLTYDFPTNDIEECIRILEHFAERVAPRAEI from the coding sequence ATGAAATATGGCTTCAATGTGCCCAACACGATGGACGGTGACGAACTGTGCAGGTTCGCGCAAAAGGCTGAAGAACTTGGCTTCGAGTCGGTGTGGATTGGCGACCATATTGTGCTTCCGACCGCTCCTACAAACCAATACCCGTACACCGACGACGGCTCGTTCCGCCGCCCGCACGATGCGCCGTTCCTTGAAACCCTCACCGTCCTCACCTATCTCGCCGCCTGCACAAGCACAATCCGCATCGGCAGCACCGTAGTCATCGTGCCATACCGCAACCCCATATTGCAGGCGAAGATATTCGCCTCGCTTGATGTCCTGTCCAAGGGCAGAGCCGTCTGCGGCGTAGGCGTGGGTTGGCTGGAAAAAGAATTCGAGACGCTGGATGTGCCTTACTCCGAGCGCGGCCCAATGACCAACGAGTGGCTCGAAATCTTCTTCAACCTGTGGGGCGAACAAGAGCCGTCGTACAGCGGCGACTACTATAGCTACGACGGCATATTCTTCGAGCCGAAGCCCTTGCAGCAGCCGCGCATACCAATCTGGGTTGGCGGACACACCCGCCGCGCGCTGCGACGAACCGCGAAGTACGGCGATGCGTGGCATCCGTCGCGGCAGACACCGGAATATGTCTCGCGCAACCTGCCGTACCTGTATCAGCAGGTGGAATCAGAGGGCCGCAGCGCCGATGAAATCACCATCTCGCTGAAGCGCAGCTTACACTTCTCCGACATCGGCGTCTCGGGATCAGGCAGCGGAAACGAGAATGCGGGCGCAGGCATCTCCGCCAGTACCCAAACCGTCATCGAGGACATCAAGAAGTGCGCCGACATCGGCATCCACCAACTCACCTATGACTTCCCGACAAACGACATCGAGGAGTGCATACGCATCCTAGAACACTTCGCCGAAAGAGTAGCGCCGCGTGCGGAAATTTAG
- a CDS encoding DUF1501 domain-containing protein: MSSNGKNRKLVVVQLSGGNDYLNCIVPYNEPLYIDNRPNIRIEPERALPLDENYGFNPGMAPVKDLWDEGKVAIVHGVGYPTPNRSHFRSMDIWHTAEPTKVGDQGWLGQALREMDPSGENVVGGVNFGAGLPRALVSPGVPVASVTDLESYGLLNDIDGDDQRAEALEVFANMYTQAIGSGPVMDFLSKTGLDALRGADILQTAPQKYQSDVEYGSDSYGKSMKGVAQVLLADVGTRVCYTQHGSFDTHTNEYALQEHLWRDVSAGIYDLYTDLKQHNAGDDVLMLVFSEFGRRVKDNGNGTDHGSGGVSLLIGDGVKGGHYNEYPSLEPHTLVEGDLAFNYDFRGLYTEILEDWLEVEAKPIVQGTYEKVGALVV; encoded by the coding sequence ATGAGCAGTAACGGCAAAAACCGCAAACTCGTGGTCGTGCAGCTTTCCGGCGGCAACGACTACCTTAACTGTATCGTGCCGTACAACGAGCCGCTTTACATCGACAACCGCCCGAATATCCGCATCGAACCGGAGCGCGCGCTGCCGCTCGACGAGAACTACGGGTTCAACCCCGGCATGGCGCCGGTCAAGGACTTGTGGGACGAGGGGAAGGTCGCCATCGTTCACGGCGTCGGCTATCCGACCCCCAACCGCTCGCACTTCCGCTCGATGGACATCTGGCACACCGCCGAGCCCACGAAGGTCGGCGATCAGGGCTGGCTTGGGCAGGCGCTGCGCGAGATGGACCCCAGCGGCGAGAATGTCGTAGGCGGTGTGAACTTCGGCGCCGGGCTGCCGCGCGCGCTCGTATCTCCCGGAGTGCCGGTCGCGTCCGTAACCGATCTCGAAAGCTACGGCTTGCTGAACGACATCGACGGCGACGATCAGCGCGCCGAGGCGCTCGAAGTGTTCGCGAACATGTACACGCAGGCTATTGGCAGCGGTCCCGTGATGGACTTCCTCAGCAAGACCGGCTTGGACGCTCTGCGCGGCGCGGACATTCTGCAAACAGCCCCGCAGAAGTACCAAAGCGATGTGGAGTACGGATCGGACTCGTACGGCAAGAGCATGAAGGGCGTGGCGCAGGTGCTGCTCGCCGATGTGGGCACGCGCGTCTGCTACACGCAGCACGGCAGCTTCGACACGCACACCAACGAGTACGCACTGCAAGAGCATCTGTGGCGCGATGTGTCCGCCGGCATCTACGACCTGTACACCGACCTGAAACAACACAACGCCGGCGACGATGTGCTGATGCTGGTCTTCTCCGAGTTCGGCAGGCGCGTCAAGGACAACGGCAACGGCACCGACCACGGTTCCGGGGGCGTATCACTGCTCATAGGCGATGGCGTAAAGGGCGGCCACTACAACGAATACCCGTCCCTAGAGCCACACACGCTGGTCGAAGGCGACCTAGCCTTCAACTACGACTTCCGCGGCTTGTACACCGAAATCCTAGAAGACTGGCTAGAAGTAGAAGCTAAGCCTATAGTGCAAGGCACATACGAGAAGGTGGGGGCGCTCGTGGTATAG
- a CDS encoding CoA transferase: MTAVAGWDDARENEVEFSDSVDPILPTPFRIGETAAASLAAVGLAVSDIWRLRTERGQDIGVDVRRATASLRSSKYMMQDGQSIAAERHPLMGVYPAKNGRWSYLHCNFPNHRDAALTVLGVDEDNDAVRNAVSQWDALQLEEAIIAAGGAGGMVRTLDEWAQHPQSAAVASLPLLEITKIGDAPREPLPDGARPLSGVRVLDLTRVLAGPTCARTLAEHGADVLKITGAHLPSIGSQEFDTGHGKLSAHLDLRDAADLDRLRGLVRDADVFSQGYRPGTLARRGLSPHDLAALRPGIVYISLSAFGRVGPWSARRGFDTVVQTVSGITARQGELFPAAEPGPQFYPVSAIDYLTGYLMAFGALLALARRVTEGGSWLVSISLAQTGRWLLQRGQVAESKLRDVPQDFTAEEIASWSTKSDLAIGKVSHLAPALQLSETQPHWARPAVPLGHHDAVWPERTWHE; this comes from the coding sequence CTGACGGCGGTTGCGGGCTGGGACGATGCGCGTGAGAACGAGGTCGAATTTAGCGACAGTGTTGACCCGATACTGCCCACTCCGTTTCGCATCGGCGAGACGGCTGCGGCGAGTCTTGCCGCCGTAGGGCTTGCCGTGTCGGACATCTGGCGGCTACGCACGGAACGCGGGCAGGACATCGGCGTGGATGTTCGACGAGCTACGGCATCGCTTCGCAGCAGCAAATACATGATGCAGGATGGGCAATCCATCGCGGCTGAGCGGCATCCGTTGATGGGCGTTTACCCGGCGAAGAATGGTCGCTGGAGTTACTTGCACTGCAACTTCCCCAATCACCGCGATGCCGCGCTCACCGTGCTGGGTGTCGATGAGGACAACGACGCCGTGCGCAACGCCGTATCACAGTGGGACGCGCTGCAACTGGAGGAGGCTATTATCGCGGCTGGCGGCGCAGGCGGCATGGTGCGTACCTTGGACGAATGGGCGCAGCACCCGCAATCGGCAGCGGTAGCGTCGCTGCCGTTGTTGGAAATCACGAAGATTGGCGATGCGCCACGCGAACCGCTACCCGACGGTGCCAGACCTCTTTCCGGCGTCCGCGTGCTTGATTTGACGCGCGTGCTCGCCGGTCCGACTTGCGCACGCACGCTGGCAGAACACGGCGCCGATGTGCTGAAAATCACCGGCGCGCATCTGCCAAGCATCGGCTCGCAAGAATTCGACACCGGACATGGCAAGCTATCCGCGCATCTCGATTTGCGCGATGCGGCAGACCTTGATAGGCTGCGCGGACTGGTGCGCGATGCGGATGTGTTTTCGCAGGGATACCGCCCCGGCACTCTTGCGCGGCGCGGGCTGTCTCCACATGACCTGGCGGCGTTGCGCCCGGGCATCGTCTATATCTCGCTATCAGCGTTCGGCCGCGTTGGTCCGTGGTCAGCGCGGCGCGGCTTTGATACGGTGGTGCAGACGGTCAGCGGTATCACGGCGCGGCAGGGCGAGTTGTTCCCCGCCGCAGAACCGGGTCCCCAGTTCTACCCAGTGTCGGCGATAGACTACCTGACCGGCTACCTGATGGCGTTTGGCGCGCTGCTGGCACTCGCGCGGCGCGTAACCGAAGGTGGCAGTTGGTTGGTGTCTATTTCACTGGCGCAGACGGGACGCTGGCTATTGCAGCGCGGTCAGGTGGCAGAGTCAAAATTGCGCGATGTGCCGCAAGATTTCACCGCCGAAGAAATCGCAAGTTGGTCAACGAAGAGCGATCTTGCCATCGGTAAAGTCAGCCACCTTGCGCCCGCACTGCAACTCTCCGAGACGCAGCCGCACTGGGCGCGACCGGCTGTGCCACTTGGTCATCACGATGCGGTCTGGCCTGAGCGCACCTGGCATGAATAG
- a CDS encoding MFS transporter has protein sequence MRYLRRSYATLSGLFYGWYLVGIASFMLMLMSATVFQGVGTFFVALERNFGWNRTTLSGAFSLSRAEGALLGPVEGFLVDRLGTRKMVVVGYLIMGLGFVFFSQIESVWQFYVAYLTISLGSGIGGWIAFVTLINNWFARRRALAMSVAVSGIQFGGFLVPMMAWGIENEGFRLTALVIGVILIVVALPASQFVRNRPEDIGTGPDGDRIPRPRATPPASAETEARQSTVSQDESAQAESADANEMTPRQALKTLAFWVIAVARLTSVVSIVSLSVHLVPKLTDSGISLITANFVVTLYTTVALFSGFVAGYLADRTSKVAVLFVCMLMQAFAMAILTFTDTLPMAWAFAVLWGAGFGGRVPLLTAIIGDFFGRKNFGSILGLNMVPSNIAMIIAPFMAGLIFDLRQSYFIPFLTFTVMAFIGAFVILLARMPGQASAASDVR, from the coding sequence ATGCGCTATCTCCGACGGTCTTATGCCACACTTAGCGGCCTGTTTTATGGATGGTACCTGGTAGGCATCGCCAGCTTCATGCTGATGCTGATGTCCGCTACCGTGTTCCAAGGCGTCGGCACGTTCTTTGTCGCGCTGGAACGCAACTTCGGCTGGAATCGCACCACGCTATCCGGCGCATTCTCGCTTTCTCGCGCGGAAGGTGCGCTGCTCGGTCCGGTAGAGGGCTTTCTCGTCGATAGGCTCGGCACTCGCAAGATGGTCGTAGTCGGCTATCTGATTATGGGTCTGGGCTTCGTATTCTTCTCGCAGATAGAGTCTGTCTGGCAGTTCTATGTTGCGTATCTCACCATCTCGCTCGGGTCGGGCATAGGCGGTTGGATAGCGTTCGTAACGCTGATAAACAACTGGTTCGCACGCCGCCGCGCGCTCGCAATGTCGGTCGCAGTATCGGGCATTCAGTTCGGCGGCTTTCTCGTCCCGATGATGGCGTGGGGAATCGAGAACGAGGGCTTTCGGCTGACCGCGCTGGTCATCGGCGTGATACTGATTGTGGTGGCATTGCCGGCGTCGCAATTCGTGCGCAATCGCCCGGAAGACATAGGCACCGGTCCGGACGGAGACCGAATACCGCGCCCAAGAGCGACTCCGCCCGCATCCGCCGAGACTGAAGCAAGGCAATCTACCGTAAGTCAGGACGAATCCGCGCAAGCAGAATCGGCAGACGCCAATGAGATGACGCCGCGACAGGCGCTGAAGACGCTCGCGTTCTGGGTGATAGCCGTCGCGCGGCTGACATCCGTGGTGTCGATAGTGTCGCTGTCGGTGCATCTCGTGCCAAAGCTCACGGACTCGGGCATATCGCTGATAACAGCGAACTTCGTGGTTACGCTGTACACGACCGTCGCGCTGTTCAGCGGCTTCGTGGCGGGATACTTGGCGGACCGCACATCGAAGGTCGCGGTGCTGTTTGTGTGCATGCTGATGCAGGCGTTCGCGATGGCAATCCTGACTTTCACGGACACGCTGCCGATGGCGTGGGCGTTCGCAGTGCTATGGGGCGCGGGATTCGGCGGCCGCGTGCCGTTGCTGACGGCAATCATCGGCGACTTCTTCGGCAGGAAAAACTTCGGCTCGATACTCGGACTGAACATGGTGCCGTCGAACATAGCGATGATAATCGCGCCGTTCATGGCAGGGCTAATCTTCGACCTGCGGCAGAGTTACTTCATCCCGTTCCTCACATTCACGGTGATGGCGTTCATCGGCGCGTTCGTCATACTGCTGGCGCGGATGCCGGGTCAGGCAAGTGCGGCGAGTGATGTGCGGTAG
- a CDS encoding GNAT family N-acetyltransferase, whose protein sequence is MLSVLCTLQALDRSKRLRHEAPLNSNLTDELLDLWLPIFDGAIDLTREALLGAEVPHSLITVYTRRLNGRLAGACLVASSHATPSIGGLGEVATTPAARRTGIATALTQQALDDFEARGGQALFLGTVNPAAARIYHRLGWRKLAGARLMLKVASGASPEEWFVDYFRALRTASVEVRALTPADRAPMIPLLVAPHDWHTLDANTDMKSTRYAIQDSCLGLYRRYAAIAADGRGAWFVASADGGQAVGLSTARLDDAGDCRVDGFTSRDHIAYWQTLIRAAADWASSQTAARVYANVAVEDEEKRGMFEALGFRARHDGGNLQLREQVLELV, encoded by the coding sequence ATTCTCTCAGTCCTGTGCACTTTACAGGCATTAGACAGGAGCAAACGATTGAGACACGAAGCGCCGTTGAACTCCAATCTCACGGACGAGCTGCTTGACCTTTGGCTGCCGATATTTGACGGCGCGATTGATTTGACGCGAGAGGCGTTGCTGGGCGCGGAAGTGCCACACTCGCTCATCACGGTCTATACGCGCAGGTTAAATGGCAGGCTTGCGGGCGCTTGTCTGGTGGCGTCTTCGCATGCGACGCCCAGCATCGGCGGCTTGGGCGAAGTGGCGACGACACCTGCGGCACGGCGTACCGGCATCGCAACCGCGCTCACGCAGCAGGCACTCGACGACTTCGAGGCACGCGGCGGGCAGGCGCTGTTTCTCGGCACGGTCAATCCGGCGGCGGCGCGAATATACCACCGGCTCGGATGGCGCAAACTCGCCGGCGCACGATTGATGCTCAAAGTGGCAAGCGGCGCATCGCCCGAAGAGTGGTTCGTGGATTACTTCCGCGCCTTGCGTACTGCGTCGGTCGAAGTGCGCGCGCTCACGCCCGCAGACCGCGCGCCGATGATACCACTGCTCGTCGCGCCGCACGACTGGCACACGCTTGATGCCAATACGGATATGAAATCCACGCGATACGCTATACAGGACTCATGCCTAGGATTGTACCGACGATACGCCGCCATTGCCGCAGACGGTCGCGGCGCGTGGTTTGTCGCAAGCGCTGATGGCGGGCAAGCCGTCGGGCTATCCACCGCGCGGCTGGATGATGCCGGCGACTGCCGCGTGGACGGATTTACGAGCCGCGACCACATCGCTTATTGGCAGACGCTGATCCGGGCAGCGGCAGATTGGGCTTCCAGTCAGACCGCCGCCCGAGTATATGCGAATGTTGCTGTCGAAGACGAAGAGAAACGCGGGATGTTCGAGGCGCTAGGCTTCCGCGCGCGGCACGATGGCGGGAATCTCCAACTCCGCGAGCAGGTTTTGGAACTCGTCTAG
- a CDS encoding aldo/keto reductase gives MEYVRLGRSGMKVSRVCVGTNMFGAGYVDDDRAESVIDAAFDAGINFIDTADAYNSGHSEVVVGRAVRSHRHDFVVATKGFIATGQGPNDVGLSRKHLMDAVDASLTRLKSDYIDLYQVHYFDPDTPLEETLKTLDDMVRQGKIRYIGCSNFAAWQLMRALWVSDRDGFERFESVQPEYNLAKRDIEGELFDACANQDVGIIPYQIFMGGVLTGRYSAGSPPPDDSHMASRHAQRAKDTYWNERTFRMVDALKDAAAELSVSVPQLLIAWTLSRPQITSVIVGASRPEQAQSNAAAVSIDLPEEIVARLDSL, from the coding sequence ATGGAATATGTGAGGCTTGGTCGCAGTGGGATGAAGGTGTCGCGGGTTTGCGTGGGGACGAATATGTTCGGCGCGGGCTATGTGGACGATGACCGCGCGGAATCGGTTATCGACGCGGCGTTCGATGCGGGCATCAACTTCATTGACACGGCGGACGCGTATAATTCCGGGCATTCGGAAGTCGTCGTGGGCAGGGCAGTGCGCAGCCATCGCCACGATTTCGTCGTCGCTACGAAAGGGTTCATTGCTACCGGACAGGGCCCCAACGATGTCGGCCTGTCGCGCAAGCACCTCATGGACGCGGTTGACGCGAGCCTGACACGCCTGAAGTCGGACTACATCGACTTGTATCAGGTGCATTACTTCGACCCGGACACGCCGTTGGAGGAGACGCTGAAGACGCTGGACGATATGGTGCGGCAGGGCAAAATTCGCTACATCGGCTGCTCCAACTTTGCGGCTTGGCAGCTGATGCGCGCGCTCTGGGTCAGCGACAGGGACGGCTTCGAGCGCTTCGAGTCGGTGCAGCCGGAGTACAACCTAGCCAAGCGCGACATCGAAGGCGAGCTTTTCGACGCGTGCGCCAATCAAGATGTCGGCATCATTCCATACCAGATATTTATGGGCGGGGTGCTGACAGGGCGCTACAGCGCGGGTTCACCGCCACCGGACGACAGTCACATGGCATCACGGCATGCCCAACGTGCGAAGGACACCTATTGGAACGAGCGTACCTTCAGAATGGTGGACGCGCTGAAGGACGCGGCGGCAGAGTTGTCGGTCAGCGTGCCGCAGCTGCTCATCGCTTGGACGCTGTCCCGTCCGCAGATAACATCGGTGATAGTCGGCGCATCGAGGCCTGAGCAAGCGCAGAGCAACGCGGCTGCGGTATCCATCGACTTGCCTGAGGAGATAGTTGCGCGGCTGGATTCGCTTTAG